DNA sequence from the Acidobacteriota bacterium genome:
CCCGGAGCAACAGGCCAGGGCGATCATCGAGACCTCGAAGGACGGCAACGACAACCTCGGCGAGGCCTTCAGCGACAACATCGTGCTCGACTACGCCGGCATCCCCGCCGCCGAGCTGTCAGCCAAGGCCAGGGAGCGACTGCTCGATCTGATTGGCCTCTACATCCACAATCTGCGCGAAGGCCACGCCAGGGTGCGGATGGCGGAGGTGGAAGCCCACCTGGACGAAACCCACTTCGCCTGGATCGGCGCCACGGACGAGGATGCCGTCTTCTACTACCGCATCCACAGCCCGGTCATCCTGATCGAGTTCGACCACCAGCGGCCCGTCGGCATCCGCCATCTCGTCGAAGGCCGCTCGCCTATCCGCCAGCACATCCACGCAGTCGTGCGGACGCCGAACGGCAACGACTATGGCAAGGACCTGCTACGGCAGCACTACGAGCGGGACCACTAAGGTCGCCGCTTCGCGGCGGCAATGTGCTACCGTGTGCGTCATCATGGCTGGAACGGATGTCGGGACGTCGCAAGTAGGTATCCGGGCCCTACGTCAGAACCTCAGCGTCTACCTTCGGCGCATCCATCGCGGCGAACGGTTCGAGGTGACCGATCGTGGCAGGCCCGTCGCCCTGCTCATACCGCTCGGGGGAGACCTTTCTCCTGTGGAGCGACTCGTAGCTCAAGGGCGAGCGGCGATGCCGGCAGGGAACGTGCTCGATCTACCGCCACCGTCCGGCGAGTCGTCGACGGCGGCGAGCGACGCCCTCATCACGGACCGCGACGATCGCCTGTAACCCGCGGTGATCTACCTCGACTCCTCGGCCATCATCAAGCTCGTCGTCGCGGAGCCGGAGTCGAACGCACTCCGCGCCTACCTGGCCGAGCACGAGGGCCATGTGTCGAGCGGCCTCGCGCGGGTCGAGGTCGTTCGAGCGCTGCGCCGGACGAACGACAGACCAGCCGTGCTGCGCTATGCCGACCAGGTACTCGAGAGGATCGTGCTGGTCGCCGTGGACGGACCGGTCATTGCCAGCGCGGCATCCCTGGACCCACCGCTACTGCGAAGCCTGGACGCCATCCACCTCGCCACGGCACTTTCGCTGGAAGAACTCGACGCTCTGGTGACCTACGACCGGCGCCTCGGCGCCGCCGCTAAAGAGGCGGGGCTGGTCGTCGCGTCGCCGGACTGAGTCAGCCGTCTTGATCCGCCTGCTCCTCGTCGGCACATACGGCACAGGAGGCAGCGTGGCAAAGACGGGCGCTCAACACCATGGCGCCCGCGATCGTCAGGCTGCCGGCGGACGACGTCACCGTTTCGGGTAGCGGCTCGAGCCAGCCAGCCAGGGAAGCCGCCCAAAGCGCCGATCCCCCGGCAAAGGTGAGGATCACGGGCGCGCTCCGGCGGGCCGGGCCCAGGAGGAGCATCGCCGCGCCGAGAAGAACGGTCCCGGCCCAGG
Encoded proteins:
- a CDS encoding MerC family mercury resistance protein, whose amino-acid sequence is MSNSLATVPSFSYLARGSRLAACAAALCGLHCALTPVLVVAAPALALSEGVERGAWAGTVLLGAAMLLLGPARRSAPVILTFAGGSALWAASLAGWLEPLPETVTSSAGSLTIAGAMVLSARLCHAASCAVCADEEQADQDG
- a CDS encoding type II toxin-antitoxin system VapC family toxin produces the protein MIYLDSSAIIKLVVAEPESNALRAYLAEHEGHVSSGLARVEVVRALRRTNDRPAVLRYADQVLERIVLVAVDGPVIASAASLDPPLLRSLDAIHLATALSLEELDALVTYDRRLGAAAKEAGLVVASPD